In the genome of Hevea brasiliensis isolate MT/VB/25A 57/8 chromosome 14, ASM3005281v1, whole genome shotgun sequence, the window ATTAGTTTAGCAATAATACCCATCAATATGAGTGAACACTGGACAGAGTAATTTGGCAAAGTTCAGGTTGCATAAGAAGAATATGGAACAAAAGATACTGTTTAATTTCTAACCTTTAAACACTTAATGAGACTCTGCTGTGGCGGTAGTGCTGCAAAAGATTACGAGTACTTTGTaagagtaaataaattatattaacaaaaaaaaaaagagtaaataaattatgagaaattcCTTTACCTGTTGTAAGGTGTTTGGTCTCGTTTCAATTTTAGGGGAGAAGGTTCTTCTTCCTCATCTTCTTGATTTCTGCTTCTCTTTTTATCTCTGCAGAGAAAATCATCTCGAAATATAGGAAGTACCCCACACTTAATTATAGCCCCGGAATTATGTTGTGGCTTGAGTGAAAAATGTTCAATGTAGTACTGAAACGAGGCCTCTTCAATGAAGAACTCAAATTTGGCCTTAGCGAACCGGTCGGAAATGTAGAACAAGTCATTCCAAAGGTACACATGTTCTGATTCCAACGGATCAGTTATCCAATGACGCTGGAAACTGAACTTGGAATTTTTACTGTTGTGTCCAGATTTATCAATGAATTGGGCTTCGCAATTAAACCTAACATAATGACCATAATAATTTTTGGGATCAAAAACAAGGCATAAAGAAACACCAATCAAGTTAGGCTGATCTAGTGTGAATGAAAGAGAAGATCCACTCTGGTTCTTATATCTCATCCTTTGAGGCACTTCATCCCCGGGAATACACAATCGAACAATCTGTACCatgaaaattataaattattttatgaaaaaaaataaaataaaaacttatCATGATGATCCTTGTAACACCTGAGCAATGAAAGCATACCTTGTGTTTCAACAGATGCGTTTTCAATACATCCTTCATCACTTTCTCCTTATCCAAACTGAAGCAATTACTAAAGTCAAGAAATTTTTCAATTCGAAGAAAATTTTCAATTCGATCTTCGTCTTTGTGTTCTGGGACAAGGAAAGAAGTTGATGCAGATTCCAGAGATGTGCAATTCCCTAGAGACAAATCTATTAAGCATGATGGAAGCTCTGGTAAACATTTGAGAGATGTGCAATTCCCTAAAGACAATTTTCTTAAGCCTGATGGAAGCTCTGGTAAACATTTGAGTCTCTTGCAACCAAATAAGTAAAGCTGTATCAACTCAGATAGTTGTTTAATGCTTGCAGGTATGCTCTCAAAATTGTTTTCAGTTAAACTTAAGGATGTCAATGAGACTAAAAGCCCAAGACTCTGGGGAATTTCTATTATACCACAATCATCTAATGTCATACGCTGTAAGCGGGACAAACCTGTCAAAGGAGGCAATGTCAAACCTTTACAGCCTATACAACTTAAGGAAACCAAATTTTCCAATTGATTGATGGAGGATGGTAATGCTTTTATTCCACTGTGAAATATATAAAGGGTCTCTAGAAATTCTAAATCCCCTATGTTCTCTGGCAATTCAGTGACATTCAAAcactgtgacatattaaggactgTAAGAGATTTCAGATTGCTGATGCTTTGGGGAATACTATGCAGTTTTGAGCATCTGTTTAGATTAATGTCTTTTAGACATTTTAACTCGCCAATGCTGCTAGGAATCTCAATCAAGCTTATGCATCCGCCCAAACGTAAAACCTCAAGATTTGGGAATCTAGACAATTCTGGAACTCTGGTCAGCTTCAAAGAGTTGGTGAGGTCTAAAAGTTTCAAATTTCCAAGAGCCTGTGAtgaaaatatcaataaaattagCAAATGCTAATTAACTTCACAAAATGTAACTAAATTTTATATAGCAGCACAATTACTCTTGCCTCATCTCCATTCCAAAGATCTGAGAGGTTGCTCAAGGGCATGCGGAGTTCCACAAGATATTTTGTGCAACACTTCAATGGCAAATAATTCAAAGGGTATCTATCCCAGTGAAGATATCTTAGCCCTTCTGGTAGAAATTCAAGGCCGCTAGGAAGCTGCAATTGTCCTCGACTAGAATTAGAATCATTGAAGAATTTGAGGATTCTAAGATTGTACATCTTCTGGAAGGCTGTGGATTTTAGCACCAAATTATCATTCACCTCAGACATGTTAAGTGATATGCCTTCAACATTTTCAGTTCCCTAAAAAAATAACAGCAAAAGATCATCATATATCACTTAATTCCATATGAGAGCTACAGTTCTTACAAAACTCAAATAGATGAAAAATGAAACAAGAAACTATACTAAGTCCTTACCGTTTCTTTTGTCAATACACAACAGATATGCTCGTAATTCAATAACCTGCTGCGTTTTTCAGGTTGTTCGGATTCCTTATAAACAATTTCGAAGCCCATTTGTTGCAACAAGTCATGCATACCAATACCATTGGAAGATGAAATAGTTATGAGAGATTTATCAATTAGACGACTTAGTGAACCTGTTGCAAAGAAACCACAAGCATTTAATATTCTCTCAACACGACCTTTAGGCTTCCCCTTAAAGAAAAAGGCAATATCAAGGAAAACATATCTTATTCTCTCAACACGACCTTGAGCATATCTTATTGCCATCTCCGATAGCTTCTCATATCCTTCTTTGGGATGATCTTGTTTGAAGGCATATAAGCTGAAGAGACGGAGAGCTTCACGATCAATTAATTCTTTAACCTCGTATATATGCTCCTCAAGACAAACATTTTTAAGTGTTTGCCTATCTCTACTGGTTATAATTATTCTACTTCCCTTACTGCACAAATCACATACTCCAACTAAAAGCTTTAAATCGTTTGGATTAACCACATCATCAAAGACAAGGATTACTTTTTTACTTTGAAGTCTTCTAATAGTTAAACGAGGAGTGTCTATATATCCATCTTTCTCTCCTAACAATTGACAAAAGATTTTG includes:
- the LOC131172627 gene encoding disease resistance-like protein DSC1 isoform X1 codes for the protein MKTSGQIVLPVFYRVDPTDVQELRGNFGEAFSKHKKEVKILEGWRHALIEISNLAGWDSRNIRFESELVEKIVNVVLEKLNHIFKCDYKNDDLVGIEWRVRKMESLLFSEPINDRRVVGVWGMGGIGKTTLAEEVFHRIKEKFDGHYFVANVREEIMKQTPNALRDKIFCQLLGEKDGYIDTPRLTIRRLQSKKVILVFDDVVNPNDLKLLVGVCDLCSKGSRIIITSRDRQTLKNVCLEEHIYEVKELIDREALRLFSLYAFKQDHPKEGYEKLSEMAIRYAQGRVERIRYVFLDIAFFFKGKPKGRVERILNACGFFATGSLSRLIDKSLITISSSNGIGMHDLLQQMGFEIVYKESEQPEKRSRLLNYEHICCVLTKETGTENVEGISLNMSEVNDNLVLKSTAFQKMYNLRILKFFNDSNSSRGQLQLPSGLEFLPEGLRYLHWDRYPLNYLPLKCCTKYLVELRMPLSNLSDLWNGDEALGNLKLLDLTNSLKLTRVPELSRFPNLEVLRLGGCISLIEIPSSIGELKCLKDINLNRCSKLHSIPQSISNLKSLTVLNMSQCLNVTELPENIGDLEFLETLYIFHSGIKALPSSINQLENLVSLSCIGCKGLTLPPLTGLSRLQRMTLDDCGIIEIPQSLGLLVSLTSLSLTENNFESIPASIKQLSELIQLYLFGCKRLKCLPELPSGLRKLSLGNCTSLKCLPELPSCLIDLSLGNCTSLESASTSFLVPEHKDEDRIENFLRIEKFLDFSNCFSLDKEKVMKDVLKTHLLKHKIVRLCIPGDEVPQRMRYKNQSGSSLSFTLDQPNLIGVSLCLVFDPKNYYGHYVRFNCEAQFIDKSGHNSKNSKFSFQRHWITDPLESEHVYLWNDLFYISDRFAKAKFEFFIEEASFQYYIEHFSLKPQHNSGAIIKCGVLPIFRDDFLCRDKKRSRNQEDEEEEPSPLKLKRDQTPYNSTTATAESH
- the LOC131172627 gene encoding disease resistance-like protein DSC1 isoform X2, encoding MKTSGQIVLPVFYRVDPTDVQELRGNFGEAFSKHKKEVKILEGWRHALIEISNLAGWDSRNIRFESELVEKIVNVVLEKLNHIFKCDYKNDDLVGIEWRVRKMESLLFSEPINDRRVVGVWGMGGIGKTTLAEEVFHRIKEKFDGHYFVANVREEIMKQTPNALRDKIFCQLLGEKDGYIDTPRLTIRRLQSKKVILVFDDVVNPNDLKLLVGVCDLCSKGSRIIITSRDRQTLKNVCLEEHIYEVKELIDREALRLFSLYAFKQDHPKEGYEKLSEMAIRYAQGSLSRLIDKSLITISSSNGIGMHDLLQQMGFEIVYKESEQPEKRSRLLNYEHICCVLTKETGTENVEGISLNMSEVNDNLVLKSTAFQKMYNLRILKFFNDSNSSRGQLQLPSGLEFLPEGLRYLHWDRYPLNYLPLKCCTKYLVELRMPLSNLSDLWNGDEALGNLKLLDLTNSLKLTRVPELSRFPNLEVLRLGGCISLIEIPSSIGELKCLKDINLNRCSKLHSIPQSISNLKSLTVLNMSQCLNVTELPENIGDLEFLETLYIFHSGIKALPSSINQLENLVSLSCIGCKGLTLPPLTGLSRLQRMTLDDCGIIEIPQSLGLLVSLTSLSLTENNFESIPASIKQLSELIQLYLFGCKRLKCLPELPSGLRKLSLGNCTSLKCLPELPSCLIDLSLGNCTSLESASTSFLVPEHKDEDRIENFLRIEKFLDFSNCFSLDKEKVMKDVLKTHLLKHKIVRLCIPGDEVPQRMRYKNQSGSSLSFTLDQPNLIGVSLCLVFDPKNYYGHYVRFNCEAQFIDKSGHNSKNSKFSFQRHWITDPLESEHVYLWNDLFYISDRFAKAKFEFFIEEASFQYYIEHFSLKPQHNSGAIIKCGVLPIFRDDFLCRDKKRSRNQEDEEEEPSPLKLKRDQTPYNSTTATAESH